In Salmo salar chromosome ssa14, Ssal_v3.1, whole genome shotgun sequence, the sequence atgactccaagcatacttccaaagttgtggcaaaatggcttaaggacaacaaagtcaaggtattggagtgaccatcacaaagccctgacctcaatccaatagaaaatttgtgggcagaattgaaaatgATTGTGCGAGCAAGGGTGAGGGTGataggaaatcacactacaacaTTTCTGGTCtatagaggtatttaagaccgtattaaaaatctcccaccatagagtctagtgttgcttgtagagttgaattttttttaaatatatattttcaaagaagcttggatcatcattatttggaccgtataggttaataagccatatttattgtccaataacatttaaaataatccatctacttTGATGAtatgtttggacaatttgcacatttggatcaaaattactgttaattaaaaccatcacccctttttaatttctttgcccatgggagaaatatatttccccccccccagtcctttttccacaaaacttaatctaaaattgttgaatgagtttcctgtaaaaaaagacatatattccttctcttttagccaggtaaatactgatcgttttttcttatctgctaagccattacaattgtaactggctatacttatttcaccataaTGAGACAActttcaattctatttatcaaaatatatttttgtaaacgtaacattaaaaagtaacataattgagtgtctatatagctgtaccatgatatttgcattgctactaagtaaacctccaattggtccccactattccacctgctaaaagccctcctcatcccaagttgggttgtcatcccaatgcctggcagaccacccccgacCCACAATATGCCATAGCCCTGAAAAGACTGGGAtccatccttcgaaaagagcacacagtgccattaCAGAACAAAAGTAGATCAAccgccaaatgcatttccatcacCCTCACCTCAATTTGTATTACATATTgcctcaatatatatattttttaaatcctgtttcttattttccataattagctattaatatttgtagtaatgtagGCTATTTAGGCAAAGGATTTTACCTCTCACCAGTCTCGCCATTACCAAAATTACATGATTGCAAAAAATTACATTGCAAGCAATTATATTATTGTCCTTTCATTATTGGGTGAGCAAATCAAGGAGACTTTGGAATGGAGCCCAGAACCTAATTCCTCTAACACATACAGATCCCTCCAACACAATAAGCCAACCCCTGTACCCCAGGAGCAAAAAGGGAATGAatactacccacaatgcaccatgGTGATTGGAACCCccccccatggccattggctcttggaaaagccctgtgtgtgtgtgtgtgtagttggtaAGCTTTAAGTTACACATTTGGACTGTTCTTGGTTCTATTGCCTCCATATGACAGATAGTTTGCTCCACTGTGAAATTACTGAAAACaccagcatttttttttttaagaagtgACACTTTGCATTCCAAATGATAAGTGTAAAAATACACCATCATGGCTCAGATTCAGAAGTTATAATAACAGCCATCTATACACGTCTGAGTCCATCCCATGGTGTCTCTGTCAATAAAGTAACTAAAGCATTCATACACAGTCAGGGTTCATGGCAATCCGTCCCCAGCAGTCCCATCTCTTCAAACACTGGTGAGGAAAACTGGGATATTTATCCACTGAAATAAAGAACAATTAGATCAGAGCTTTTGAATTATTCATGAatcattgagtgtgtgtgtgtgtgtgtgatggtattTTAAAACAAGGCGGTGCTAGATTTAGGGTCCTGAGTATAAAAGTGTGTCTGCAATAAAGAGCTTATGCATAGACATGGTACACAGCGGCACCCTGTGGACGAATGTGTAACTGTCTAGTGGGATGTAGGAAATTACAGGTATGACAAATCCATAGCTGATACGAAAGAATGGAACAGCAAGCAATACTGCCTTGATAGTCCAAGGACTCGATTCTATACTGATCATGGACGTACAGCGCTATTAAAATGTAAAGGCATCGTTCCCCTGTTCACCAAGAGTGCATTCAGTGAATGCTTCATATGTCGGTTTAAATCATAAATTACCTTCACATTTCAATCTGCTGTAGCATTGAACTACTGCAAAACAGATCGAGCCATAAACTGAATTTTCACCATATGATTTTGCATGTTCCTAGACTAGGTGTCAATACAGGATTGGTCAATAGACTGGGACGGAGTCTACGTGCTCATTACATTTTGTCCTGGTCAGATCACAAGTTCACGGTCGTTTTCATTAGCGCACACTGAAGCCAACAATTTTGGAATGGAAAAACAAGCGTTTCTTAACATCAGGTAGTCCATCCCCATTTTGTCACGTTTGCTTTCGTTTCATCCTAGTGAGTAGACTGGGCATTACTCCCAGTTGAAGTAAAACATGAGACCAGTCAGAAGTTTATGTATGCCTTGCTTTAAATCAGGATAACAGAAGTATTTACAGGGCTATGACAGTGACACATTGGAATTAAGGCTTTGGGGACTATAAACAAACCATATACAAGGACCATATTGTCACATGAACACACTCCGAGGTTCAACCTTAActctttaaaaataaaaaataaactagcAAGCTCACCTCCAAACGATCTAACTGATAACAGACTGATAATGGTGAAGAACAAAGTAGAAGAAGTGAAGGGTAACAGAGGATTAACAGTTAGTTGACATGTACATTTGTTCTGTCTTGGGATCATAAAATGGCACGTTAACAACACCAGCACACAGAATGGCATTGGTAGTCAGGTGCAATGGCTAAATATACAACAGCCACTCTCTTGACACATCAGCCTGACATTCACTTCCCTGTTACTGCATAGGACAGGTCAGACTACAGGCAGGACTCTCTGGAGGTTTAAGTTATATCCTGTAAATTAAAGGTTAAATAGGTTGGACACCCCGACCTGAACAGGGATAGAATATGGAGTCTCTGCTGCTGTGACATATAGTAAGAACTGGGGCTCCGCCTGTTTCAGAGATAGGGGTCCTGAAATGACGTAAGGGGCGGCGTGGCAATCAGGCTGTCCAGAGGGTATTTATAACACGAACCCAGAATAGTCCGTACACACCGTCCCCATTAACTGTGTGTGGGTCATTCATACACTGTGCCAGGTCACCCTGAAATGAAGAAAGTTTGTTCTAAGAGTGCCCACATGACTGAGTGAGTCCATACACTGAGCCAATTCACCCTGGCATTAATAACCtatgtgcccgtgtgtgtgtgtgtgtgtgtgattaagtgtgtgtgggagagagttaGTGGTCACCTGACTTCTGATCTTTAATCTGGTTATATAACTAGCCCCATTAAAAGTCCTACCAACCTAGTTCTGTAATTAGAGAATACTCTGACATACAAAATCCAAACCCACAGCCAACCATCGTAACAAATATAAGCTTTCCAGTGGCTGAACAGACATCAAGGGTTTCAGAAAGTAGCCAGTCCTTGAGTAAATGGCATCATGCTACCCACTAGTGATTGCTAAACTTTCTGTAGAAAGTTATCTGCCAGTCTTTTCCACAGCTACTTTTGGCAGTTCCTCTGgcaaacagagaacacacaccaagGCATCTGAAATCCATACAATCTGAGGTAAGTAGTGACTGCTTTTAACATTATTTGAGATCCTGTACATCAGGggtactcaagtactattttaGAAGGTCCGGTCATACACATTTCCTAGGTTACAAAGGTCCAGGTGAATAGGAATTTATCGACGCAGTAACAAACCCCCACCCCACAACCCACATTTTTCCATGTATTGTGTGTTTATATGATACTAGCGGTTGAGGCTCGACTGAGTTCCAaaacataataataaatacataattTAGGGCCATAGTTTCAAAATTATGGTCTTCGCGTCACCTTGCTTTCTGATGGCGCAATTGACCTCAACTTTCACTTCCTCTTTCCCAGCCAACCAGAGCTCCATCACGAAAGCAGCCAATCAGAAAGGAGAAATGCGTCTGAGGGGGCGTGGTCGACACCACCCAGACAAGAAGTGGGAGGCTAGACAGGATACGTCCACCCCTCTTTTGGTCCATTCTTTCCCCTCTCTGGCTgagttctttcctcttctccacAGTGCTACATTTCCTTCTCTCCATCAGACCTCCATCTTCTTCAGTTGCTCGTAGGTAACAAAGAACTAAGGAGGAGTTAAGGACAAGGCACAGAAAGCTAGAAAAACATCCTTCTCCGTGCAGGAGCTTTGCTAGGAACATAACGCATCCCAAACATACCACTTCCACTCCACCCTGTAGACTTCCATTCCCGTTCCTAGCTCCCCTCGGGGATCCCCTGGTTACCCGTTCCTAGCTCCCCTCGGGGATCCCCCTGGTTACCTCAATGTAATAATCCCATTACATGGCTGAGGTTAAGTTATAGCTGCTATCTCTGCCCAATCTATAGGCCCACTCTCCTAAAGAGCGGGTTATACTTGTTCTAACGCCATGTCTGTAGATAATTAATTAGAATGTAACAAGTGTCGCTGGTCAAAACATTTAATTTATACTCCGATGGAATGTCTGTAGACTGTCGGTTTCCTTGTTACATAGACATGAAAAAGGTTCACGTCTGTGCGACTGTCGCAACATCCGTTGTGGTTACTGGGCTGCTACAGCAAAAGACCAAATCCACCTGTGACAAGACGGTGCATGAGTTATAAAATTCTCAGATGACAATTTACTTTCATTCCGTGACTCACAAGCGTAAGCCATTTTAAATAGTAAATGTTGTGGTGGATAATgaattttaaaaaataaagaataaaagtaGGCTATTTGGagcaccaggctgctgatgtcatgcagagGTTGTCATTTTGGGTTTATActtgttcatgatgtcactgcgacatcTGTCTACAGACCAACTGTTAACCAGCCTTATCATGCCACAGGGAACAGATTTATCTCCCCCTATTGTTCTCCCTCAAAtattctttccctctctcttaacGCACCAAAAAAGACCTGGCCACTCCCCAAACTTAAACCCTTCCTGTTTAattctctccccccacccccttctttctccccctccatctTCCTCACTCCTAACCACCATTCTGGCTCCCAGATCCCTCTTACTCTAGGTGAAACTGGGTTGCTATTACAGCAGCTGTAATGTGTGTGCAACTGCATTACATAATTGCATTAGCACCATTGGAATGTCCAAACTAAGGTTGGGATCAATTCCATCAAAATTCCAGTCAATTTAGGAATTGCATTCCTATAAAGAAATTGCATGACCAACTCTACAGATGGATATTAAACTGGAATTGACCGACTCTGGTGCAAACCGTCAGTGGTAGATAAACATACACAAAtgaaaacatgaacacacacttCTGTGAGTAGGTGAAAGGATACGATGATGTTCCATGGGCCGAGACGGAGCCAGTTGGGGAGAAAGCCTTTGTAGAGTGCCATGAAGCCCTCAGACCGTGACGTCTAAAGAGACAcaaaacatcacacacacacacacagagccctgtACCCATCATTGCCCCGCATCTATGGGCTGTATTCATAatgccgattctgttgcaaaacgcttCTTAAACAgaacggggagggacctacctgaatttgtccaatacatTCTGTTTTGCAggtgtttggactaatgattacacccctggTTCATGTGGTGTGTGCtcgtcagggtttccgttaggaaaattgACTTTCAGCATTTTTATTtaccggacatttgagaaatAGCAACATTAGCggagtaacgaacagcaaaatcactagcctgtcaatctactatcccccatagtagaaaagttCACCTATTATATTGGTCAGCATGttgttctgtgcgagaaataaatagcCTATTCCAAAACAGACTCGGGGACAGTTTTGGGACAATAGATCCCAAACTttacaaccagtaggcctaggTTACACCAAAAAATAAATCAATTCAAAAGCAATGAcactgatgcaacagatcagaaataTTAGCTTAACattttgataaactattatttcttcacattataagcacagcaatgcgcacaaggcagtaggctacgCGCGAATGCTggttccataatgcaattagcagAGAAACCCAGGTGCCAAAAGCGCACCGCAAATGCGCGTGGTCTCATGTGAAAGATTAAAATATCTTTAGAAataggggagatctaaagatgcaactaGCAtcggttgctaatatgactaggaatcaagtttggctactggacaataaaataaagttgatttgaaaaccaatagaacatgagagaaataggctggtttcaatggcatatggaagtctttataaaataatgttGGCTAGGCAAGACAGGCCTCATAATAAATAAGATACAAACTAACGAAAACAGACATGAACCCAGAGCTCTATGCAACAAAATATGTTGCCGTTCATCCAGGAATTTTGGGAGCACGGTGCAAATAGGTTAAAAATAATCTCACAGATAATAACTGTTGTAGTAAGGCTTCGCTGTACCATTGTTTCTGAGTGCTGATTCGATAGCGTAAAGGCGGCACCATTACTACAGCGAAAATGGCTTGCTTCTAGCCCAACCAGGTCAAATGATCTGATTCATATTACCGGAGCAACATTTTTATCTTCCTATAGCAGATCACATTTTACATTCATAACCCATGTTTTGGGCCTTTATAAAACTATTCACGGGCCGTTAACATGACTTTAAAAAGTGGAAACAAATGGTTACATCATTTACTACCTAGCTAACAACCTAGTAACTTTACCTGTATATCCAAACATTTGGGgacacagaaagaaaggaaaagggataGCTTCTTCAGGAGATCAATCATAGCATTGAATGAACGCACATCGTCGTCACAAACCTGACGTTTTTAAAGAGACAGAGTACAATTTTCTATGTAATGCATCTCATTAGGGAAATAGGTTTTCATATTGTGTAAAAACACTAATATTCCACAATTGACTCTCATTTCAATGACATGGAGTCCTATCAACATCTTTGCTTTTACAATAAAATTAATGTCTTTATAGTGTTACATATTAGTTTCTAGTGCACAACATGTGCCTCAAAAGTAGACAGTCAGAATTCATATGCCCAATACAATCTAAAAATATTTTCTGGTACTCCTAACTAAGTTGGGTGCAATGAAAAATGTACATTTAGAGCCCTATACAcaccaatttaattccactaaaaTAGGCAGATTAACCTAAAGAccgctttaaaaaaatgtttatctgggcaagtcagttaagaacaaattcttatttacaatgacggcctacccctcccctaacctggacgacactgggccaattgtgtgccgccctattggGACTCCCGTTCACCGCCGGTTGTGAGACAGCCCAGGATCGAAtcaggatctgtagtgatgcctctagcactgagatgcagtgccttagaccgctgcgataAGAATGACcatttaaatgtatttccatCGACTGATATTTCCAGTCCAAAAGCATTATTTTTTAATGGGATTCCACCTCCCCCTCCTGGACAATTAGTCGGCGCTAATTTATTTGATCTTTGGGCCAAAAAGCCAGCCATTACCGGCTAACAGAAACCCTGGTGTGCCTACCTACCTGAAGTAAGCAGTCCAGTGTTCCCTGGTAGGTGACAGCGCCGCATGTCTGGTTCATCATGCGTGTGCGGACCACGTCTATGGGGTTAGAGGCCAGAGCCCCCGCCAGACCACACGCAAAACTGGACCTGGGGGACCAGAGAGAAAGGGTCAGAAGTTCCCTAGTCTTACGCAGCCATATGTTGCTCTCTTGTGGAGCGTTAACGGAGTCGTGGGTGAGCATTGATGTCACTCACAAGAAGTGTGTGTAAATGTTGTCACCCATGTGACAATCCAGGATCAGGTGTTTCTTAGCGAGGTCATAGGCAGGAAGCTCCACCCCCACTACGATGGCTGCTCTCTGCGCTGTCAGAGACACaccctgagagagcgagagagagtgaggggggttaaaagtgtgtgcgtgtgtgtgtgtgtgtgtgtgtgtgcatacacctACCTTCCACAGCCCCCTGGTTCCTTCCTGTTGGTAGATGTTGATGAAGTTTCCCACCATGCTTCCTTGGATCACACTGCCCTGAGCCTGCATACGGATCTGGGAAAACCAGGAAGGAAAAACTGTTAAGATAAAAGTAAACTCAAATCAACAGAAAACCAGTATGCAGATGACAGGAGAGACTAGTGAAAGTGTTATCAGCACTGGATGACAATGTAACATGGCCTTAGGCGATCTGCCACAAAGAGTTAAGCTTAGGGGGAAACACTGCTGAGGTGTGTGTAGCCACAATGTTCAGGTGCCAAGGGATCACCAGCTGTCCCCATCTGCATTCTGACCCACTGTGTTCTGCATTCTGGCCTACTTAAAGCCTTGCCAATGCTCTTAAGACCAAACAAACGATAACAATAACATACAGGCTGGCTGTATGTGTTGAACGCAGATCAGTCTCATCCAACTTAAAGGGAAATATAAACCTGCCTGCATAGCtggttgagtggtgtgtgtgtccagagggtTATTTAAGTGtgtgaatagagctaagcacatgaccgacgcccccccccccccccacacagcgCAAAAGGGAACACACTACCTTTGAAAACACACTGTTCTAACTTTCAGCCAACCCAATTAAATCCTAAAAACACACATACGCTCACATAGATCATATTCACTTGGCATAGTAATGATATGGCTATTTCTGGTGGGCAGGAGTCTAAAAATATCACAGTTAGTGGCATCTCAGTGACCCCCCTCCCATACACACTTCAACCCCCACCCCCCAGACACACCCCTGTACCCATAGAATTCACGTAGGAACCTTATTTAGAAAGTACTTTCACCCACTCACACACCCTCCCATCCATTAAAAGGATCTGACCCTTTTTCATTTTCCGCtgaaaatgacatacccaaacctaactgcctgtagctcaggacctgaaggatatgcatattcttgatatcgTATgaaagaaaacactgaagtttgtggaaacgttaaattaatgtaggagaatataacacagatCTGTTAAAAGATTTTAaactcatgttttttttctttaaatgCATGAGAAAGTATTtgtacaagtacttgggagtattgctagacggtacactgtccttctctcagcacatatcaaagctgcaggctaaagttaaagcTAGACTTGGTgtcctctattgtaatcgctcctcttttaccccagctgccaaactaacatttacataatttagcagacgctcttatccagagcgacttacaaattggcgcattcaccttatgatatccagtggaacaaccactttacaatagtacatctatatcttttttgggggggggggggttagaaggattacttaatcctatcccaggtattccttaaagaggtggggtttcaggtgtcagatgaccatcctacccatgctagattacgaagacaatttatagattggcaggtaagggtgctctcaaggGGCaaaatgttctttaccattcggccatcagatttgctacCAATGCTCCTTAAatggacacatcactgcactctatact encodes:
- the LOC106569464 gene encoding kidney mitochondrial carrier protein 1 isoform X3, which translates into the protein MLHAIGRICREEGISALYSGLAPAMLRQASYGTIKIGTYQSFKRLLVDRPEDETLFTNVLCGVLSGVISSSIANPTDVLKIRMQAQGSVIQGSMVGNFINIYQQEGTRGLWKGVSLTAQRAAIVVGVELPAYDLAKKHLILDCHMGDNIYTHFLSSFACGLAGALASNPIDVVRTRMMNQTCGAVTYQGTLDCLLQTSRSEGFMALYKGFLPNWLRLGPWNIIFFVTYEQLKKMEV
- the LOC106569464 gene encoding kidney mitochondrial carrier protein 1 isoform X1, which produces MSNLNWKPFVFGGLASVTAECGTFPIDLTKTRLQVQGQVGDSKYREIRYRGMLHAIGRICREEGISALYSGLAPAMLRQASYGTIKIGTYQSFKRLLVDRPEDETLFTNVLCGVLSGVISSSIANPTDVLKIRMQAQGSVIQGSMVGNFINIYQQEGTRGLWKVGVCTHTHTHTHAHTFNPPHSLSLSQGVSLTAQRAAIVVGVELPAYDLAKKHLILDCHMGDNIYTHFLSSFACGLAGALASNPIDVVRTRMMNQTCGAVTYQGTLDCLLQTSRSEGFMALYKGFLPNWLRLGPWNIIFFVTYEQLKKMEV
- the LOC106569464 gene encoding kidney mitochondrial carrier protein 1 isoform X2; translation: MSNLNWKPFVFGGLASVTAECGTFPIDLTKTRLQVQGQVGDSKYREIRYRGMLHAIGRICREEGISALYSGLAPAMLRQASYGTIKIGTYQSFKRLLVDRPEDETLFTNVLCGVLSGVISSSIANPTDVLKIRMQAQGSVIQGSMVGNFINIYQQEGTRGLWKGVSLTAQRAAIVVGVELPAYDLAKKHLILDCHMGDNIYTHFLSSFACGLAGALASNPIDVVRTRMMNQTCGAVTYQGTLDCLLQTSRSEGFMALYKGFLPNWLRLGPWNIIFFVTYEQLKKMEV